A genomic window from Gymnodinialimonas ceratoperidinii includes:
- a CDS encoding hydantoinase/oxoprolinase family protein, whose product MTSASYRLGVDIGGTFTDVVLEGAGGQVSTKVLTTYAAPENAIIDGMQQVCAKAGITPAEITQIIHGTTLATNALIERRGAKTALITTEGFRDVIEMRTESRFEQYDLNLTLPEPLLPRQMRFTVAERVNAKGEMMIELDPEEVRKVAERIKAAGFESVAVGLIHAYLNPAHEQMIRDILAEVVPDVAVSLSSEVSPQMREYERFNTVLANAYIKPLMASYLGRLEERLAGEGVTCRIFLMHSGGGIISIANAAEFPVRLVESGPAGGAVFAAHIAARYGLDKVLSFDMGGTTAKICLIKNQTPKTSRVFEVARTYRFKKGSGMPISIPVIDMVEIGAGGGSLAHVDAMRQIRVGPESAGSEPGPACYGRGGARPAVTDADLMLGKLDPANFAGGSIALDPDASAAALESELGQTLEMDAVEAAFGVAEVVDENMANAARVHAVENGEDLGDYTMIAFGGAAPLHAGRLCEKLGIDRCLVPPGAGVGSAIGFLRAPFSFEANRSVYMKLSDFAPDTIRTLLTDLQAEATGFVRTCDAEAPILSEFKVYMRYTGQGWEIPIDLTEAQAMNPDAATFQARFEEEYAKLFGRTVAGMDIEITVWSVNATTPPEEVARLDEAAPGATATAQGERQLFDPAEARFFDAAVVDRTTMAEGQVAHGPAAVTEDETTIILPASRNALRQPDGCIDMIAKD is encoded by the coding sequence ATGACCTCTGCCTCCTACCGCCTCGGTGTCGATATCGGCGGCACCTTCACGGACGTCGTGCTGGAGGGCGCGGGCGGGCAGGTCTCGACCAAGGTGCTCACGACCTATGCCGCGCCGGAGAACGCGATCATCGACGGGATGCAGCAGGTCTGCGCGAAGGCGGGCATCACGCCGGCGGAGATCACCCAGATCATCCACGGCACGACCCTTGCGACAAACGCGCTGATCGAGCGGCGTGGCGCGAAGACGGCGCTGATCACCACCGAGGGCTTCCGCGACGTGATCGAGATGCGGACCGAGAGCCGCTTCGAGCAATACGACCTCAACCTCACCCTGCCCGAGCCGCTCCTGCCGCGACAGATGCGCTTCACCGTGGCCGAGCGGGTGAACGCGAAGGGCGAGATGATGATCGAGCTGGACCCGGAAGAGGTCCGCAAGGTTGCAGAGCGGATCAAGGCGGCGGGATTCGAGAGCGTCGCCGTGGGGCTGATCCACGCCTACCTGAATCCGGCCCACGAGCAGATGATCCGCGATATCCTTGCCGAGGTGGTGCCGGACGTTGCCGTCTCGCTCTCCAGCGAGGTCTCGCCCCAGATGCGCGAGTACGAGCGCTTCAACACGGTACTCGCCAATGCCTATATCAAGCCGCTGATGGCTTCCTACCTTGGACGGCTGGAGGAGCGGCTGGCCGGTGAGGGCGTCACCTGCCGCATCTTCCTGATGCATTCGGGCGGCGGCATCATCTCGATCGCCAATGCAGCCGAGTTCCCGGTCCGGCTGGTGGAAAGCGGTCCCGCCGGCGGTGCGGTTTTCGCCGCCCATATCGCGGCGCGCTACGGGCTGGACAAGGTGCTCTCCTTCGACATGGGCGGGACCACCGCGAAGATTTGCCTGATCAAGAACCAGACCCCCAAGACCAGCCGCGTGTTCGAAGTGGCGCGGACCTATCGCTTCAAGAAGGGCTCGGGGATGCCGATCTCGATCCCCGTCATCGACATGGTGGAGATCGGGGCCGGCGGCGGCTCGCTGGCCCATGTGGACGCGATGCGGCAGATCCGCGTGGGGCCCGAGAGCGCAGGTTCCGAGCCCGGCCCCGCCTGCTACGGGCGCGGCGGCGCGCGGCCTGCGGTGACCGATGCCGACCTCATGCTCGGCAAGCTGGACCCGGCCAATTTCGCGGGCGGCTCGATCGCGCTCGACCCCGATGCCTCCGCCGCCGCGTTGGAAAGCGAGTTGGGCCAAACGCTCGAGATGGACGCGGTAGAGGCCGCCTTCGGTGTGGCCGAGGTGGTGGACGAGAACATGGCCAACGCGGCCCGCGTCCACGCGGTGGAGAACGGCGAGGACTTGGGCGATTACACGATGATCGCCTTCGGCGGCGCGGCTCCGCTCCACGCCGGGCGGCTCTGCGAAAAACTGGGCATCGACCGCTGCCTCGTGCCGCCCGGCGCAGGGGTGGGCAGCGCCATCGGTTTCCTGCGCGCCCCCTTCAGCTTCGAGGCCAACCGCTCGGTCTACATGAAGCTCTCGGACTTTGCGCCGGACACGATCCGCACCCTGCTCACGGACCTGCAGGCCGAGGCCACGGGCTTCGTGCGCACCTGTGACGCCGAGGCGCCGATCCTGTCGGAGTTCAAGGTCTACATGCGCTACACCGGACAGGGGTGGGAAATCCCCATCGACCTGACCGAAGCCCAGGCCATGAACCCCGACGCCGCGACCTTCCAGGCGCGGTTCGAGGAGGAATACGCCAAGCTCTTCGGACGCACCGTTGCGGGCATGGATATCGAGATCACCGTCTGGTCGGTCAACGCCACCACCCCGCCCGAAGAGGTCGCGCGCCTCGACGAGGCCGCACCCGGCGCCACGGCCACGGCCCAAGGGGAGCGCCAGCTTTTCGACCCCGCCGAAGCGCGGTTCTTCGATGCCGCCGTGGTCGACCGCACCACAATGGCAGAGGGTCAGGTCGCCCACGGTCCGGCCGCCGTGACCGAGGACGAGACCACCATCATCCTGCCCGCCAGCCGCAACGCCCTGCGCCAGCCCGACGGCTGCATCGACATGATCGCGAAGGATTGA
- a CDS encoding LysR family transcriptional regulator translates to MIKSQLTLKQLEAFVSVVDMGTFRKAAHALGTTQPNISTRIASLEQTLSTVLMHRDAGSVRLTEKGATLLEAARKVLLAGEDFLTIAGRQDLIDDRLRLGVTELVACTWLHDFLRAFKDLYPSVRVELDVNLSVEIEKDLAANQLDLALQTGPFARKLGGSLPLGHAPYCWVAAPDVATAETFAALFEGPVISHGRNTRASAALAEHARSEGVAMNQIVHSSSLTSCVAMAVDGMGPALLPRPMVAEEIAAGRLREFSCGWLPETLELFARFDPRRTPRFVQDAAELATRIAG, encoded by the coding sequence ATGATAAAAAGCCAGCTTACCCTCAAGCAGTTGGAGGCCTTCGTCAGTGTCGTCGACATGGGCACCTTCCGGAAGGCGGCCCATGCGCTCGGCACGACGCAGCCCAATATCTCCACCCGGATCGCATCCTTGGAACAGACGCTGAGCACAGTCCTGATGCATCGCGACGCCGGTTCCGTGCGCCTGACCGAGAAGGGCGCGACGCTGCTGGAGGCGGCGCGAAAGGTGTTGCTGGCCGGAGAGGATTTTCTGACGATTGCCGGAAGGCAGGACCTGATCGACGACCGGCTCCGCCTCGGGGTGACCGAACTCGTCGCCTGTACGTGGCTCCACGATTTCTTACGGGCGTTCAAAGACCTCTACCCCAGTGTCCGGGTCGAACTGGACGTGAACCTTTCGGTCGAGATCGAGAAGGATCTTGCCGCGAACCAGTTGGATCTCGCCCTGCAAACCGGCCCCTTTGCCCGCAAGTTGGGAGGCAGCCTGCCGCTAGGCCATGCGCCTTATTGCTGGGTCGCGGCGCCCGATGTGGCAACGGCCGAGACCTTCGCCGCGCTTTTCGAGGGGCCGGTGATCAGCCACGGGCGCAATACCCGCGCGTCGGCGGCATTGGCAGAACATGCGCGGAGCGAGGGGGTTGCGATGAACCAGATCGTGCATTCCAGCAGCCTCACCTCCTGCGTCGCCATGGCAGTCGACGGCATGGGCCCCGCGCTGCTCCCGCGCCCCATGGTCGCCGAGGAGATCGCCGCCGGACGTCTGCGCGAATTCTCCTGCGGTTGGTTGCCCGAGACGCTGGAGCTTTTCGCGCGCTTCGATCCCAGACGCACGCCCCGCTTCGTGCAGGATGCGGCCGAGCTGGCAACGCGCATCGCAGGATAA
- a CDS encoding inorganic phosphate transporter — protein sequence MTQQQGDPRHLETLDRDLDRFSNLERATSMVARPMVGTGVSLVFVVLAGLAALLFFGQASNTLIVVIAACLGAYMALNIGANDVANNMGPAVGANALSMGGAIAIAVIFESAGALIAGGDVVSTIAKGIIAPESMGTAEVFVWAMMAALLAAALWVNLATWVGAPVSTTHSVVGGVMGAGIAAAGFAAVSWGTMGAIAASWVISPVLGGGVAALFLALIKSRIIYRDDKIASARVWVPILVGIMAGTFAAYLALKGLKKILPIDMPTALIIGAIVGVLVWVVMIPVIRRQSEGLENRNKSLKVLFGIPLVVSAALLSFAHGANDVANAVGPLAAIVQASQSGDFTQAVSIPFWVMVIGAFGISFGLFLFGPKLIRMVGGQITKLNPMRAYCVALSAAITVIVASWLGLPVSSTHIAVGAVFGVGFFREWDAERRIKKARLAMPDRPKYAPEERRRRKLVRRSHFMTIIAAWVITVPAAAVLSAAIFFLITLVTG from the coding sequence ATGACTCAGCAGCAAGGTGATCCGCGTCACTTGGAGACGCTTGACCGAGACTTGGACCGGTTTTCCAACCTCGAACGGGCGACCAGCATGGTGGCACGGCCAATGGTCGGCACAGGCGTCTCGCTTGTTTTCGTGGTCCTCGCGGGCCTCGCGGCGCTTTTGTTTTTCGGACAGGCCAGCAACACGCTGATCGTCGTCATCGCCGCCTGCCTCGGTGCCTACATGGCGCTGAACATCGGCGCCAACGACGTGGCCAACAACATGGGTCCCGCCGTGGGCGCTAATGCGCTGTCGATGGGCGGCGCCATTGCCATCGCGGTCATATTCGAGAGCGCCGGTGCCCTGATCGCGGGCGGCGACGTTGTCTCCACCATCGCCAAGGGCATCATCGCGCCCGAGAGCATGGGTACGGCCGAGGTCTTCGTCTGGGCGATGATGGCGGCGCTGCTGGCGGCGGCGCTCTGGGTCAACCTCGCCACCTGGGTCGGTGCGCCGGTCTCCACCACCCATTCGGTCGTGGGCGGCGTGATGGGTGCGGGCATCGCAGCCGCCGGTTTCGCGGCGGTGAGCTGGGGCACCATGGGCGCCATCGCGGCCAGCTGGGTGATCTCGCCCGTTCTGGGCGGCGGCGTGGCGGCGCTGTTCCTCGCGCTGATCAAGTCGCGGATCATCTACCGTGACGACAAGATCGCCTCGGCCCGCGTCTGGGTGCCGATCCTCGTGGGCATCATGGCAGGCACCTTTGCCGCCTACCTCGCGCTGAAGGGCCTGAAGAAAATCCTGCCGATCGACATGCCGACGGCATTGATCATTGGCGCGATCGTGGGCGTCTTGGTCTGGGTAGTCATGATCCCGGTGATCCGCCGCCAGTCCGAGGGGCTGGAGAACCGCAACAAGTCTCTGAAGGTGCTGTTTGGCATCCCGCTCGTGGTTTCCGCCGCGCTGCTGAGCTTCGCCCATGGCGCCAACGACGTGGCCAACGCGGTCGGCCCGCTGGCGGCCATCGTGCAGGCCTCGCAGTCGGGGGATTTCACGCAAGCGGTTTCGATCCCCTTCTGGGTCATGGTCATCGGCGCTTTCGGCATCTCCTTCGGCCTGTTCCTCTTCGGGCCGAAACTGATCCGCATGGTCGGCGGCCAGATCACCAAGCTGAACCCGATGCGCGCCTATTGTGTGGCGCTTTCGGCGGCAATCACGGTGATTGTGGCAAGCTGGCTCGGTCTGCCTGTCAGCTCCACCCACATCGCCGTGGGCGCGGTCTTCGGTGTCGGCTTCTTCCGCGAATGGGACGCCGAGCGCCGGATCAAGAAGGCGCGGCTGGCAATGCCCGACCGCCCGAAATACGCCCCGGAGGAGCGCCGTCGCCGCAAGCTGGTGCGCCGGTCGCATTTCATGACGATCATCGCGGCTTGGGTCATCACGGTGCCCGCCGCGGCGGTTCTTTCGGCGGCGATCTTCTTCCTGATCACCCTCGTGACGGGCTAG
- a CDS encoding NAD(P)/FAD-dependent oxidoreductase, which produces MDHPITILGAGAVGLCCALSLAERGHAVRLIDRQEPGRETSFGNAGVISPWSIIPQSMPGLLKQIPGLLTDRDKTLRIHARHWPAMVPWGLRFLAQGRVARVREIVDAMEHLCGPSVDLYRRHLQGTGQEHLVQDSFYIHAFRKAEKADITALGYALRGEKGAEMEVVEGGALRELEPGLSEAFKAAILIKGQARALSPGEICDALAAKARGLGVEIIRDEVEALQQGETGWSVRCKGDSYEAARVVIAMGVWSKTLLQGLGMKVPLQAERGYHVEFRNPGVSLNHSVMDVDRKVVLSRMNGGIRIAGQAEFAAIDAPPDPSREAILTDAASDALRGLNTQDGKLWMGQRPSFPDSLPAIGEVPERPGLFTCFGHSHYGLMMAPKSGEVVADLIEDRRSNADLAPYAITRFA; this is translated from the coding sequence ATGGACCATCCGATTACCATTCTCGGCGCCGGCGCTGTCGGGCTCTGCTGTGCCCTCTCCCTCGCCGAGCGCGGCCACGCGGTGCGCCTGATCGACCGGCAGGAACCGGGGCGCGAGACCTCCTTCGGCAATGCCGGGGTGATCTCTCCCTGGTCGATCATCCCCCAGAGCATGCCGGGGCTGTTGAAGCAGATCCCCGGCCTGCTGACCGACCGCGACAAGACGCTGCGCATCCATGCCCGCCATTGGCCCGCGATGGTGCCTTGGGGCCTGCGGTTCCTTGCGCAGGGGCGCGTCGCGCGGGTGCGCGAGATCGTCGACGCGATGGAGCATCTTTGCGGCCCTTCCGTCGATCTCTACCGTCGCCACCTGCAAGGCACGGGGCAAGAGCACCTCGTGCAGGATTCCTTCTACATCCACGCGTTCCGCAAGGCGGAGAAGGCGGATATCACCGCGCTCGGCTATGCCCTCCGCGGCGAGAAGGGCGCGGAGATGGAGGTGGTCGAGGGCGGCGCGCTCCGCGAGTTGGAGCCCGGTCTGAGCGAGGCGTTCAAGGCCGCCATCCTCATCAAGGGTCAGGCCCGCGCGCTGTCACCGGGAGAGATCTGCGACGCGCTCGCCGCCAAGGCCCGCGGTCTCGGGGTGGAGATCATCCGCGACGAGGTGGAGGCCCTACAGCAGGGCGAAACGGGGTGGAGCGTCCGCTGCAAAGGCGACAGCTACGAGGCCGCGCGCGTCGTGATCGCCATGGGGGTCTGGTCAAAGACCCTCCTTCAGGGGTTGGGCATGAAGGTGCCGCTTCAGGCCGAGCGCGGCTACCACGTGGAGTTCCGCAACCCCGGTGTTTCCCTGAACCATTCAGTCATGGACGTGGATCGCAAGGTGGTGTTGAGCCGGATGAACGGCGGCATCCGCATCGCGGGCCAGGCCGAGTTCGCCGCCATCGACGCCCCGCCGGACCCGAGCCGTGAGGCGATCCTCACGGATGCCGCCTCAGACGCGCTGCGGGGGTTGAACACCCAAGACGGCAAGCTGTGGATGGGCCAGCGCCCCTCGTTCCCCGACAGCCTGCCCGCCATCGGCGAGGTGCCGGAGCGACCGGGCCTGTTCACCTGCTTCGGCCATTCCCACTACGGGTTGATGATGGCGCCGAAGTCGGGGGAGGTCGTGGCCGACCTGATAGAGGACCGGCGCAGCAACGCCGACCTCGCCCCCTATGCGATCACGCGGTTCGCGTGA
- a CDS encoding TRAP transporter permease, whose translation MSAQTADQTSTDELSAEELAEIERKYDEGAATRPVGPRLALGLRAVALTFAVYHYLTAGFALPADHWHMGWHLSGLFILTYALFPVFKTKRAFEVRNSAFRIGNVPIFDFILMILGVASALYLGLAWRGVPMLGIDEQTFRMGNPNNYDMFFGTCLIILVLDIARRTLGWILPAIICVFIAYALFGPWFPGVLQHPGVRVRTFVSSMYFPQEGIFGVTLWVVSTIVFHFVLFGVIAQRTGLGQLFIDNATILAGRYTGGPAKVSVVSSAFFGTISGSSVANTVSTGALTIPNMKRLGYPGHFAGGVEAASSAGGQITPPIMGAAAFIMAEFLEVPYTTIVIAAIFPALLHYVGVFTVVHLMAKKLDLKGLTREALPQFAAVWREGWANIVPLIALLVVLFSGYTPYMSAFCGISVALIAGMSRVREPITLIYAAAFIAFVVWKYLGGGFDLGMSAILIACGVLGTLNPQTRIRLPQMATTFETGVKYALAVGAASAAVGIVVGVINTTGIGFRIGFMVTQGASNLGTDLHVLFDMTGLQFITVEDLTLFISLVFIAIACILMGAGIPTTALYIMLVSVAQPALAQLGIPPIASHMFVLYYGVVAEITPPVCTSAYAAAAIANSNPFRTGISAFTLGLGKVVAPMAFVYAPVLLFVSSTGFDLWEFTYTAASCIAGVVALSTAVVGYFFAPVNMAFRWLLAFAGLVFIAPSLQADLFALILCTPVILSQGLKRRANAVA comes from the coding sequence ATGTCAGCACAGACCGCAGACCAGACCAGCACCGACGAATTGAGCGCCGAGGAACTGGCCGAGATCGAACGGAAATACGACGAGGGCGCGGCCACCCGGCCCGTCGGCCCCCGCCTCGCCCTTGGCCTGCGCGCGGTGGCCCTGACCTTTGCCGTCTACCACTACCTGACCGCAGGCTTCGCCCTGCCCGCCGACCACTGGCATATGGGCTGGCACCTGTCGGGCCTGTTCATCCTGACCTACGCGCTGTTCCCCGTCTTCAAGACCAAGCGCGCCTTCGAGGTCCGCAATTCCGCTTTCCGGATCGGCAATGTGCCGATCTTCGATTTCATCCTGATGATCCTTGGCGTCGCCTCGGCGCTCTATCTCGGTCTTGCATGGCGCGGTGTGCCGATGCTCGGCATCGACGAGCAGACCTTCCGGATGGGCAACCCGAACAACTACGACATGTTCTTCGGCACCTGCCTGATCATCCTCGTGCTCGACATCGCGCGCCGCACCCTTGGGTGGATCCTGCCCGCGATCATCTGCGTCTTCATTGCCTATGCCCTGTTCGGGCCGTGGTTCCCCGGCGTCCTGCAGCACCCCGGCGTGCGCGTGCGCACCTTCGTATCGTCGATGTATTTCCCGCAGGAGGGCATCTTCGGCGTCACCCTTTGGGTGGTCTCGACCATCGTCTTCCACTTCGTGCTGTTCGGCGTCATCGCGCAGCGCACCGGGCTTGGGCAGCTTTTCATCGACAACGCGACGATCCTTGCCGGCCGCTACACCGGCGGGCCGGCGAAAGTCTCGGTCGTCTCGTCGGCCTTCTTCGGCACGATCTCGGGCAGCTCGGTGGCCAACACCGTCTCCACCGGGGCACTGACGATTCCCAACATGAAACGCCTTGGCTATCCCGGCCATTTCGCTGGCGGAGTCGAGGCGGCCTCCTCCGCCGGGGGGCAGATCACCCCGCCGATCATGGGGGCCGCGGCCTTCATCATGGCCGAGTTCCTCGAGGTGCCCTACACCACCATCGTCATCGCCGCGATCTTCCCCGCGCTGCTGCATTACGTGGGCGTCTTCACGGTCGTGCACCTGATGGCCAAGAAGCTGGACCTCAAGGGCCTGACCCGCGAGGCGCTGCCGCAGTTCGCCGCCGTCTGGCGCGAGGGTTGGGCCAATATCGTGCCGCTGATCGCGCTGCTGGTCGTGCTCTTCTCGGGCTACACGCCCTACATGTCGGCCTTCTGCGGCATCTCGGTCGCCCTGATCGCGGGCATGTCCCGGGTGCGGGAGCCGATCACGCTGATCTACGCCGCGGCCTTCATCGCCTTCGTTGTCTGGAAATACCTCGGCGGTGGCTTCGATCTGGGCATGTCGGCGATCCTGATCGCCTGTGGCGTTCTCGGGACGCTCAACCCCCAGACGCGCATCCGCCTGCCGCAAATGGCCACAACCTTCGAGACCGGGGTGAAATACGCCCTCGCCGTCGGCGCGGCCTCGGCGGCGGTGGGCATCGTCGTGGGTGTGATCAACACCACCGGCATCGGCTTCCGCATCGGCTTCATGGTCACGCAGGGCGCGTCGAACCTCGGCACGGACCTGCATGTCCTCTTCGACATGACCGGCCTGCAATTCATCACCGTCGAGGACCTGACGCTGTTCATCAGCCTCGTCTTCATCGCCATCGCCTGCATCCTGATGGGCGCGGGCATCCCGACGACGGCGCTCTACATCATGCTGGTCTCGGTCGCACAGCCGGCACTGGCGCAACTGGGCATCCCGCCAATCGCGAGCCACATGTTCGTGCTCTATTACGGCGTGGTGGCAGAGATCACGCCGCCGGTCTGCACCTCGGCCTATGCGGCCGCGGCGATTGCCAATTCAAACCCGTTCCGAACCGGCATATCGGCCTTCACCCTCGGGCTCGGCAAGGTCGTGGCGCCCATGGCCTTCGTCTATGCGCCGGTCTTGCTGTTCGTCTCGTCCACCGGGTTCGACCTGTGGGAGTTCACCTATACCGCGGCGTCCTGCATCGCCGGGGTCGTGGCGTTGTCGACGGCCGTGGTGGGCTACTTCTTCGCCCCAGTGAACATGGCCTTCCGCTGGCTGCTGGCGTTCGCCGGATTGGTCTTCATCGCGCCGTCGCTGCAGGCCGACCTCTTCGCGCTCATCCTGTGCACGCCGGTGATCCTGAGCCAGGGCCTCAAACGGCGCGCGAACGCGGTCGCCTGA
- a CDS encoding TAXI family TRAP transporter solute-binding subunit, whose protein sequence is MTFAPKLAGFALVAAMAAAAPATAQEFFRIGTGGAGGTYFPIGGAIASAISAPPGSRPCDEGGQCGVPGLIAIAQSTTASVFNNAAVQNGELEAGLAAADVTRSMYLGEGAFEGREHPNLRVIANLFPEDLHLVLPAGVEIDNLGDLEGMRVGIAQAGSGTQVAVLQMLELWGITRDNIEEAELNNSQSAARLADGQLDAYFYAAGWPVAAMVQLASTSGMNLHSFTEEDMARINEAVPAYIPSMIPGGTYEGIDEDTMTPAVSALLVTSSEVEEELIYGITQALWNEATRRMLDNGHPKGRLITADTALAGMEALGVPLHPGAQRYYEEAGLME, encoded by the coding sequence ATGACATTTGCACCCAAATTGGCTGGCTTCGCGCTGGTGGCGGCAATGGCTGCTGCAGCGCCGGCGACGGCCCAGGAATTTTTCCGCATCGGCACCGGTGGCGCAGGCGGCACCTACTTCCCCATCGGCGGCGCAATTGCCTCGGCGATTTCGGCCCCTCCGGGCTCGCGTCCCTGTGACGAGGGTGGCCAATGCGGCGTGCCGGGCCTGATCGCCATCGCGCAGTCCACCACGGCCTCGGTCTTCAACAACGCCGCCGTGCAGAACGGTGAGCTGGAGGCGGGCCTTGCCGCCGCCGACGTGACCCGCTCGATGTACCTCGGCGAAGGCGCCTTTGAAGGCCGCGAGCACCCGAACCTGCGCGTGATCGCGAACCTCTTCCCCGAGGACCTGCACCTCGTCCTGCCCGCGGGCGTGGAAATCGACAACCTCGGCGACCTCGAGGGAATGCGCGTGGGCATCGCCCAGGCCGGATCCGGCACCCAGGTGGCCGTGCTGCAGATGCTGGAGCTTTGGGGCATCACCCGCGACAACATCGAAGAGGCTGAGCTGAACAACAGCCAGTCCGCCGCGCGGCTCGCCGACGGTCAGCTCGACGCCTACTTCTACGCCGCCGGCTGGCCGGTCGCGGCAATGGTGCAGCTGGCTTCCACCTCGGGCATGAACCTGCATTCCTTCACCGAGGAAGACATGGCGCGGATCAACGAAGCGGTCCCGGCCTACATTCCTTCGATGATCCCCGGCGGCACCTATGAGGGCATCGACGAAGACACGATGACGCCCGCGGTCTCGGCGCTTCTGGTGACCTCCTCCGAGGTCGAGGAAGAGCTGATCTACGGCATCACCCAGGCGCTCTGGAACGAAGCCACCCGCCGGATGCTCGACAACGGCCACCCGAAGGGCCGCCTGATCACCGCGGACACCGCGCTGGCAGGCATGGAAGCGCTTGGTGTGCCGCTGCACCCCGGTGCGCAGCGCTACTACGAAGAAGCGGGCCTGATGGAGTAA
- a CDS encoding LysR family transcriptional regulator, protein MNLQQIRTFRAIMTSSNMSDAANKLGRTQPAVSASLKALEDALGVTLFDRDGRKLSPRPEAHYLLSEAETMLAQSQRIAHTMQTMALGQAGSLSAVAMPGPASLLFPRFIAGILQGVDGLSLSLFARSSPQIEELAKAQSIDFGFGDAPQSPEGRSLFDCQVISAQCCVALHPGHPLAQRETVSLADLGGVALGTLHRGHALHRKLNAQMEMAGVSPHIFLESQTYLPILQFVEQGLCAAIVDPLTKAHIEASGQGASAIAVRPLSDRFRYRYGIYWPRFRAISTLAVEVRKKWEAEVWRMLTEMDSAPRAEDS, encoded by the coding sequence ATGAACCTCCAGCAGATCCGTACCTTTCGGGCGATCATGACCTCGTCCAACATGTCCGACGCCGCGAACAAACTGGGCCGGACACAGCCCGCCGTCAGTGCGTCGCTCAAGGCGCTCGAGGATGCCTTGGGCGTGACCCTGTTCGATCGCGACGGCAGGAAGCTCTCTCCCCGGCCCGAGGCGCATTACCTCCTGTCGGAGGCCGAAACGATGTTGGCGCAATCCCAGCGGATCGCCCACACGATGCAGACCATGGCTCTTGGTCAGGCGGGCTCTCTGTCGGCGGTCGCGATGCCCGGCCCGGCCTCACTCCTGTTTCCGCGGTTCATTGCCGGTATCCTGCAAGGCGTCGACGGGCTCTCCCTGTCGCTTTTTGCGCGCAGCTCTCCCCAGATCGAGGAACTCGCCAAGGCGCAGAGCATAGATTTCGGGTTCGGCGATGCGCCGCAAAGTCCCGAGGGGCGGAGCCTGTTCGACTGTCAGGTCATCTCCGCCCAATGCTGCGTGGCGCTGCACCCCGGTCATCCTCTCGCGCAGCGCGAGACCGTGAGCCTCGCGGACCTCGGCGGTGTCGCGCTCGGGACGCTGCACCGGGGCCACGCCCTGCACCGCAAGCTCAACGCGCAGATGGAGATGGCGGGCGTCTCGCCGCATATTTTCCTTGAAAGCCAGACCTATCTGCCGATCCTGCAGTTCGTCGAGCAGGGGCTCTGCGCCGCCATCGTGGATCCGCTGACCAAGGCGCATATCGAGGCGTCCGGCCAAGGCGCATCCGCCATCGCCGTGCGGCCCCTGAGCGACAGGTTTCGCTATCGCTACGGGATCTACTGGCCGCGTTTCCGCGCGATCTCCACCCTCGCGGTCGAGGTGCGCAAGAAATGGGAAGCCGAGGTCTGGCGCATGCTCACCGAAATGGACTCAGCCCCCCGCGCCGAGGACAGCTAG